The stretch of DNA TTCTTGCGATCGAAGGTGGTGTCGACCTTGTCGGTGAGCTTGCCCGACAGGTACTTCGACCAGTCGATGGTGAACTCGTCCGGCTTAACCTCGACCACTTCGGTGGTGACTGCGCCGTCGTCGAGCTTCTGGCGATAGCCGTCGACGAGTGCCTGCGCCTCGTCGGCGCTGAGCGTGCCTTCGGCGACCAGCCTGGCTGCGTACAGCTCGCGCGGCGTCTTGTGCTTGCGGATGACCTGGTACATCACCGGCTGCGTCGCTGCCGGCTCGTCGGCCTCGTTGTGGCCGTGGCGGCGGTAGCAGACGAGGTCGATGACCACGTCCTTGCCGAAGCGGTTGCGGAAGTCCAGCGCCAGCTCGGCGCAGAACACGACCGCTTCCGGATCGTCACCGTTCACGTGCAGCACCGGCGCGTCGACCATCTTGGCCACGTCGGTGCAGTACAGGGTCGAGCGCGCGTCCTGGACGGCGCTGGTGGTGAAGCCGACCTGGTTGTTGATGACGACGTGGACCGTGCCGCCGACGCGGAAACCGCGAGCCTGCGACATCTGGAACAGCTCCATCACCACGCCCTGGCCGGCAAACGCGGCGTCGCCGTGGATCAGGATCGGCAGCACCTGGTGGTGGCCCTGGTCGCCGCGACGGGACTGGCGCGAACGCACGCTGCCAACCACGACCGGGTCGACGATTTCCAAGTGCGACGGGTTGAACGCCAGCGCCAGGTGGACCGGGCCGCCCGGGGTGGCGACGTCGGCCGAGAAGCCCATGTGGTACTTCACGTCGCCCTGGTGCGCCAGGTCGCTGTGGACGTGCTCGAACTTGCCTTCGAACTCGTCGAACAGGTGGCGCGGCGGCTTGCCCAGCGTATTGATCAGCACGTTGAGGCGGCCGCGGTGGGCCATGCCGATGACCACGTCCTTGGCACCCTGTTCGCCGGCGCGGCGAACGGTGGAGTCCATCAACGGGATCAGCGCGTCGCCGCCTTCCAGCGAGAAGCGCTTCTGGCCAACGTACTTGGTGCCCAGGTAGCGCTCGAGGCCATCGGCGGCGGTGAGCCGCTCGAGGATGCGCTTCTTGTCTTCAGCGGTGCGGCCGAACTTGCCGCCGGCCTTTTCCAGGCGCTCATACAACCAACGCCGCTGTTCGGAGTCGGAGATATGCATGAACTCGGCGCCGATCGGGCCGGTGTAGGTGGCCTTGAGCAGCGCAAGCAGGTCGCCCAGCTTCATGCGCTCATTGCCACCGACGCCGCCGGTGCTGAACTCGGCCTTGAGGTCGTTGGCGGTCAGGTGGTGGAAACCCAGTTCCAGGTCCGGCGCCTCCGGCTTGACCAGCAGGCCAAGCGGATCGATGTCGGCACCGAGGTGGCCACGCGACCGGTACGCCGTGATCAGGCGGCCGACTTCGCGCTCGCGCTCGTCGCCCGCACCGGCGGCCACGGAGACCACCCCGCGGGCAGCCATGCGACCGGCCAGGGCGATGTTGTCGATGACGGCCGAATGCGGCACGTCACCGGCTTCGCGGCCCTTGAAGCCGTCGAAGTACGCCTTCCATTTCGGGTCGACACTGTCGGGGGAAACCAGGTACTGCTCGTACAGGTCCTCGACGAAAGCGGCATTGGCGCCGAGCTGGGAGGACTGGGAGAACTGCTTCAGGAGACTGTCCACGATGGTGATCGGGAAACTCGAGTGGGAGAAGTCGGAGGAGGCCTGGATTGCACGCTTGTGCGGCTATTCAGGCGCCAAGATTCGGAATTATAGCCCTTGGCTGGTGCTAAACGGCTAACACTTATGTCGAAACAGCCGCAGCGGCCAAGCCCTGGTCACATAGCGTTGGGTCGCCGGAGGCTGCTTCAAGGGCGAAACCGGGTAATGGTGCCTTGCCATTACAGGCCCAGCGAACGGTACTCGCTGCAAGGCCGGGCCCGTTCCCAGACCGGATCGAAGTGGGCACGCAGCTGGCGGCCGCGGGCCGGGTCGTCGAGACGGGTCTCGCCGTCGAAGCGATGGCCGAGCGGACGGTAGTACCAGCCGCCATCGTCGTTGGCGACGTAGGCACCGGGGTAGTCACGGTCCACCGGTTCCTCGATCGCACGCAGGCCGAACGCGCTGGTCAGGCGCTGCGCCAGTCCGAGTAGTGGCGCGATGGCGCGTTGCGGCGCGGCCGGGTCCTGCAACAGGATCCGCACCTCGCCGCCGGCCACGGCAAAGCGGCGCAGCTCGGCCAGGACCTCGGGCTGGTCGAACAGGCCGGGGTCGAGTTCGCGGCTGTAGATGCACAGGCGCCGGCGGGCATTGGCAATCACCCCCACCGTGGCGGCGATGCCGGCATCGCGGCGCTCCACGGCGTTGACCGTGTCCAGCGCCAGTCGCATCGACTGGTGGTCCAGACCCGCCTCGACGAAGCGATCGCCGTACGGCAGGAACCCCTGGCGGGCATAGAACACGATCGCCGGAACCTGCGCATGCAGGCTCACGATCGGCCAGCGCAGTTGCCGGGCCTGCGCGAGCAGGGCACGCAGCAGGGCCTCGCCTACGCCCCGGCCGCGCCAGGAGGGCAACACCGCCATGCGGCCGATGCGGTGGTCGGGGGTGAGTCTGCCGGTGCCGATCGGCTCGCCCTCGCCGTCGCGGGCGAGGACATGGACGCAGAGCGGGTCCAGCGCGTCGCGCTCGATCTCGACCGGGACACCCTGTTCCTGGACGAACACCGCGTCGCGCACCACGCGCAGCTCGGCCATGGCCTGCTGGAAAGCG from Lysobacter arenosi encodes:
- a CDS encoding 2-oxoglutarate dehydrogenase E1 component gives rise to the protein MDSLLKQFSQSSQLGANAAFVEDLYEQYLVSPDSVDPKWKAYFDGFKGREAGDVPHSAVIDNIALAGRMAARGVVSVAAGAGDEREREVGRLITAYRSRGHLGADIDPLGLLVKPEAPDLELGFHHLTANDLKAEFSTGGVGGNERMKLGDLLALLKATYTGPIGAEFMHISDSEQRRWLYERLEKAGGKFGRTAEDKKRILERLTAADGLERYLGTKYVGQKRFSLEGGDALIPLMDSTVRRAGEQGAKDVVIGMAHRGRLNVLINTLGKPPRHLFDEFEGKFEHVHSDLAHQGDVKYHMGFSADVATPGGPVHLALAFNPSHLEIVDPVVVGSVRSRQSRRGDQGHHQVLPILIHGDAAFAGQGVVMELFQMSQARGFRVGGTVHVVINNQVGFTTSAVQDARSTLYCTDVAKMVDAPVLHVNGDDPEAVVFCAELALDFRNRFGKDVVIDLVCYRRHGHNEADEPAATQPVMYQVIRKHKTPRELYAARLVAEGTLSADEAQALVDGYRQKLDDGAVTTEVVEVKPDEFTIDWSKYLSGKLTDKVDTTFDRKKLDKLAVTINDVPADLKLHPRVAKIYEDRRKMSAGELGGDWGFAENLAYATLVDEGYKLRLVGQDCGRGTFFHRHAILHEQTNDEYVLPLRRLVKNPSDVTIIDSLLSEEAVMAFEYGYATADPMTLDIWEAQFGDFANGAQVVIDQFLSSGEAKWGRLCGLALFLPHGYEGQGPEHSSARLERFLQLCALENMIVCTPTTPAQAYHMIRRQMRMTTRKPLVVMTPKSLLRHKLAVSSLDELAKGEFQQLIPDASADVKKVKRVVFCGGKVYYDLLEEQQKQGLTDVAIVRVEQLYPFPRPQLVAELKRFTKATDVVWCQEEPQNQGAWYQIRHHLAACLQSGQTLHYAGRARSPSPAAGHLADHVAEQAALVADALRNPLRGEVTAE
- a CDS encoding GNAT family N-acetyltransferase, producing the protein MSQAGRAFRVEAVAFQQAMAELRVVRDAVFVQEQGVPVEIERDALDPLCVHVLARDGEGEPIGTGRLTPDHRIGRMAVLPSWRGRGVGEALLRALLAQARQLRWPIVSLHAQVPAIVFYARQGFLPYGDRFVEAGLDHQSMRLALDTVNAVERRDAGIAATVGVIANARRRLCIYSRELDPGLFDQPEVLAELRRFAVAGGEVRILLQDPAAPQRAIAPLLGLAQRLTSAFGLRAIEEPVDRDYPGAYVANDDGGWYYRPLGHRFDGETRLDDPARGRQLRAHFDPVWERARPCSEYRSLGL